The following coding sequences lie in one Mycobacterium sp. DL440 genomic window:
- a CDS encoding DUF3375 family protein, which translates to MLGSRWLRRGPLVNATLDELFTQNEELQRSRAVRLLAAKNLAPYVTLMERHLDHSIKVAESELVARLGQDMAGVGLGEMPPLNLIKSWASDGWLNRVSDGAGAGAQNVCSLTEDARSALAFLRRLRREDTVATGGSIMAIEAGLKRVAGQLDDDPQRVKDEIEAQIVHLYEQLDELADGSRPEPDLVNLEDEARLIAFQMEQVITDIVRYGSRQNEITTGLIDTDDSDSGFREQSHQLFSEYGELFGSREKASYAEFTRLVQDPDKRARLRGDIALVVEHLPQLDIGLREVMTNFFRLVSAQIAEVSRIEQRCALRIKRFFAAGTAEQARGVARQLNEAILSGHALLRKSVVDSPIDVQLPVGRSAVSSIGASTFDIKDLRPPKAAVEAPSVVDVSQFAALATRVDMAELARLVNTAVAVGPVSLPEMIGMVDAPYLGDVVVLWAMARKQDRTEEVFGVRVRFKSIDGRDRAVSVPPLVFTEPVAVAEGIEP; encoded by the coding sequence ATGTTGGGAAGCAGATGGCTGAGGAGGGGCCCGCTGGTGAATGCGACGTTAGACGAACTGTTTACTCAGAACGAGGAGCTCCAGCGGTCGCGTGCTGTGCGGCTGCTAGCGGCGAAGAACTTGGCTCCGTACGTCACGTTGATGGAGCGTCACCTCGACCACAGCATCAAGGTTGCTGAATCGGAGCTGGTTGCCCGCCTGGGGCAGGACATGGCTGGTGTCGGGCTCGGCGAGATGCCGCCGCTCAATTTGATCAAGAGTTGGGCGAGCGACGGGTGGCTCAACCGGGTGTCTGACGGAGCTGGCGCCGGCGCGCAAAACGTGTGCTCACTGACCGAGGACGCACGCAGCGCACTGGCATTCCTGCGGCGGCTGCGGCGAGAGGACACCGTGGCCACCGGCGGGTCGATCATGGCGATCGAAGCGGGACTCAAACGTGTAGCGGGACAACTCGATGACGACCCACAGCGGGTCAAAGACGAGATTGAGGCACAGATTGTGCACCTGTATGAGCAGCTTGACGAGCTGGCTGACGGAAGCCGCCCAGAACCGGACCTGGTTAACCTTGAGGATGAGGCAAGGTTGATCGCCTTCCAGATGGAGCAGGTGATCACCGATATCGTCCGCTATGGCAGTCGGCAGAATGAGATCACTACGGGGCTAATTGATACCGACGACTCGGATTCGGGGTTCCGAGAGCAGAGTCATCAGCTGTTTTCCGAGTACGGGGAACTGTTTGGGTCACGGGAGAAGGCGTCGTATGCCGAGTTCACCCGGTTGGTCCAGGACCCCGACAAGCGGGCGCGGCTACGCGGCGATATCGCGCTGGTGGTAGAGCATCTGCCGCAGCTTGATATCGGTCTGCGCGAGGTCATGACGAATTTCTTCCGGTTGGTGTCGGCGCAGATCGCCGAAGTGTCGCGCATCGAACAGCGGTGTGCGCTGCGGATCAAGCGATTCTTCGCGGCAGGTACTGCCGAGCAGGCGCGCGGCGTTGCTCGCCAGCTCAACGAGGCGATCCTCAGTGGACACGCATTGCTGCGCAAGTCGGTGGTGGATTCGCCGATTGATGTGCAGTTGCCGGTGGGCCGCTCTGCCGTATCGTCAATTGGCGCATCGACGTTCGACATCAAAGATCTGCGTCCGCCGAAGGCCGCGGTAGAGGCCCCCTCAGTGGTCGACGTCAGTCAGTTCGCTGCCTTGGCGACCAGGGTGGATATGGCCGAGCTCGCCCGCCTGGTGAACACCGCGGTAGCTGTGGGACCGGTATCCCTTCCGGAGATGATTGGGATGGTCGATGCTCCGTACTTAGGTGATGTCGTAGTGCTCTGGGCGATGGCCCGAAAGCAGGACCGTACCGAAGAGGTATTCGGAGTCCGAGTCCGGTTCAAGTCGATCGATGGCCGCGACCGTGCGGTGTCGGTTCCGCCGCTGGTCTTCACCGAACCTGTTGCGGTGGCTGAGGGGATCGAGCCATGA
- a CDS encoding DUF4194 domain-containing protein, whose product MTLMDGFGFDDLPEVDLMAPAALPGMRAPRFEDDSSELPDKACWALQNLLTRRYLTKEANREPWAWMMEHRKVIASRVSELDLRLRIAEDLEVAYLEPAVMENPATYSRKVLRREPLGTYASIIALHLAKISRTSHDEHVLISRDDIHELFANVSHGVDRDEAMMGGRIDEAIKRLAKAEMLMPSRNDEYSYTISPIVLAIMSAQMIEALQRSYDQLLRGDGDDGSGDVTSLEVVEEQEDLDDNE is encoded by the coding sequence ATGACCCTTATGGACGGCTTTGGCTTCGACGATCTCCCCGAGGTTGATCTGATGGCACCGGCTGCGCTGCCGGGCATGCGGGCGCCGCGGTTCGAGGACGACAGCAGTGAGCTGCCCGACAAAGCATGCTGGGCTCTGCAGAATCTGCTGACGCGCCGCTACCTGACCAAGGAGGCCAATCGCGAACCGTGGGCATGGATGATGGAGCACCGCAAAGTCATTGCCTCACGGGTCTCCGAATTGGACCTGCGGTTGAGGATCGCGGAGGACCTGGAGGTCGCCTACCTGGAACCAGCGGTGATGGAGAATCCCGCCACATACAGCCGCAAGGTGCTTCGCCGCGAGCCGTTGGGCACCTACGCCTCCATCATCGCCCTGCACCTGGCCAAAATCTCCCGGACCTCACACGACGAGCACGTCTTGATCAGCCGTGACGATATCCACGAACTGTTTGCCAACGTCAGCCACGGCGTCGACCGCGATGAAGCTATGATGGGCGGTCGCATCGACGAGGCCATCAAACGTCTAGCTAAAGCAGAGATGCTCATGCCGAGCCGCAACGACGAATACAGCTACACGATCAGCCCCATAGTCCTGGCCATCATGTCCGCCCAAATGATCGAAGCGCTCCAGCGTTCCTACGACCAACTCCTGCGCGGCGACGGTGACGACGGCAGCGGTGATGTGACCTCGCTTGAGGTCGTTGAGGAGCAAGAGGACCTCGATGACAACGAATAA
- a CDS encoding ATP-binding protein, giving the protein MTTNNAVGKQFWLSRLQIINWGVFDDYHTMAFTRYGTLITGQSGTGKSSLLDAISLAFLSSARRNFNASSDTTAAGSGLGKRTVDKYVRGLWGELKNPGERAKQMYLRGTGAAWSAIAITYSGTDGSTVTGLVLKWLAAGTDTDSSSRWFLIHDAPDIRTLCNTWATRNYSSAVFEGAGWKPFKHERPYLDQLYAIIGIQGSAAAQQLLGKAKSLKSVGGLEQFVREYMLDEPESLTGVADALGQITPLVEARNALAVVTRQRNTLGDIEQIQLTYAGDAAQLAAVDVVDPQMVRAWIDHQRLAQARPEIDSLTDEINRLGAERDTLITEQDELTGKRDELMARINQVNRDLAPLKIEIARAKKDSEQVDALRARYDTLLDELGYSELQVENAADFETMRADSQTETIRINNELTVGRDPYLRAAGLLSLARERLSAVSDELVAAERATTSVPHDEDRMRAMITADLGVSAKHLPYVCELLDLRPGQERWRKAVEKVLRPTGLCLLVPDRFHHRVLQFVNAHHMGGLLQIERVSADTLARTPDPGSLAECLKLADTRNECSTTANNLITRVGDYIRVDRTEDFSRHRRAVTDQGLRQENERRAVKDDRRELRLSEYIFRGDPEEKRAALRAERQQALTDLDDATDAMTTMDTDRERLNAEARRWSTLYDDFQHWSLIDTDAADAEVQRLEVQLTTLMQQNPDLQALQDQSEEYRKQVNARNGCIGVLDNRIEAHDERRTALLRVLEHVKPAELGAHSRACIESYVQQVPLTLDVLTPEPYRHELWRQIEKEQALLRESVARSRRDLSRILTTFDRDFPEAIPNNGDNFDERVHDYVELCRRIDSRDLPSAHERMLRLITEQAPTAVLRLYQMAEEEAHRIEDQIARVNIGLGAVDFNRGTRLTLRADPKPLQAVAELKERARGISSRISDVAAQDRKAVHDQYQDILDLRNLLASETAETRQWTRDALDVRNRFVLYCEESDAITGTPIRTYSNAGANSGGEQEKLMAFCLAGALSYNLADAEVGDNRPVFSQLMLDEAFSKSDPQFAQQALSALRKFGFQLVIVATVQNSTTIQPYIDSVIMVAKDDRPGARPVASTKVLTIEDFANIEPTAAAVPARATS; this is encoded by the coding sequence ATGACAACGAATAATGCTGTGGGCAAGCAGTTTTGGCTGTCACGACTACAAATCATCAACTGGGGTGTCTTCGACGACTACCACACCATGGCGTTCACGAGGTACGGGACGTTGATCACCGGTCAATCAGGAACTGGCAAGTCATCGCTACTGGATGCGATCTCATTGGCGTTTTTGTCCTCAGCTCGGCGAAACTTCAATGCCTCCAGCGACACCACCGCCGCAGGATCTGGCCTGGGAAAGCGCACCGTCGACAAATACGTGCGAGGGCTGTGGGGAGAGCTGAAAAACCCCGGCGAAAGAGCTAAACAGATGTACCTGCGCGGGACGGGCGCCGCCTGGTCGGCGATCGCGATCACCTACAGCGGCACAGACGGGTCCACCGTGACCGGCCTGGTCCTCAAATGGCTTGCAGCAGGAACGGACACCGATTCATCGAGCCGCTGGTTCCTCATTCACGACGCTCCCGACATCCGCACCTTGTGCAATACTTGGGCCACCCGCAACTACTCGTCAGCGGTCTTCGAGGGCGCCGGATGGAAACCGTTCAAACACGAACGCCCATACCTCGATCAGCTGTATGCCATCATCGGTATCCAAGGATCAGCCGCCGCCCAGCAGCTACTCGGCAAAGCGAAATCACTCAAAAGCGTAGGTGGACTGGAACAATTCGTCCGCGAGTATATGCTCGACGAACCCGAATCCTTGACCGGTGTCGCTGACGCCCTCGGTCAGATCACGCCGCTCGTCGAAGCCCGCAACGCCCTGGCGGTCGTGACCCGGCAACGCAATACTCTTGGGGACATCGAACAGATTCAACTTACGTATGCCGGCGATGCCGCCCAATTAGCCGCTGTCGACGTTGTCGACCCGCAGATGGTGCGCGCATGGATCGACCACCAGCGCCTGGCGCAGGCCCGCCCGGAAATCGATAGCCTCACCGACGAGATCAACCGTCTCGGCGCAGAGCGCGACACTCTGATAACAGAGCAGGATGAGCTCACCGGCAAGCGCGACGAACTCATGGCGCGAATTAACCAGGTAAACAGGGACTTAGCGCCTCTCAAAATTGAGATCGCCCGAGCCAAAAAGGATTCCGAACAAGTCGACGCCTTGCGCGCACGCTACGACACACTGTTGGACGAACTGGGCTATTCCGAGCTTCAGGTGGAGAACGCTGCGGACTTTGAGACCATGCGGGCCGATAGCCAGACCGAGACAATCAGGATCAACAATGAACTGACGGTGGGACGGGACCCATATCTCCGGGCTGCAGGCTTGTTATCGCTTGCGCGCGAACGGCTCTCGGCGGTGTCGGACGAACTTGTGGCCGCTGAGCGGGCCACCACATCAGTGCCCCACGACGAAGATCGCATGCGGGCGATGATCACCGCCGACTTGGGAGTCTCGGCCAAGCATCTGCCATATGTGTGTGAATTACTCGACCTGCGGCCCGGCCAGGAACGTTGGCGTAAAGCAGTGGAGAAAGTGTTGCGGCCCACCGGACTGTGTCTCTTGGTCCCCGACCGCTTTCACCACCGGGTTCTGCAGTTCGTCAACGCTCACCACATGGGTGGACTGCTGCAGATCGAGCGTGTCAGCGCCGACACACTCGCACGGACGCCCGATCCTGGATCGCTGGCCGAATGCCTCAAACTCGCCGACACCCGGAACGAATGTTCCACCACCGCAAACAATCTCATAACGCGAGTCGGCGATTACATTCGTGTGGACAGGACCGAGGATTTCAGTCGGCATCGCCGGGCCGTCACCGACCAAGGACTGCGCCAAGAAAACGAACGCCGCGCAGTCAAAGACGACCGCCGCGAACTGCGACTGTCCGAATACATCTTCCGCGGCGACCCCGAAGAAAAGCGGGCCGCCCTGCGGGCTGAACGCCAACAAGCACTTACGGACCTGGATGATGCCACCGATGCAATGACCACGATGGACACCGACCGCGAGCGACTGAACGCCGAGGCGCGCCGCTGGAGCACGCTCTACGACGACTTCCAGCATTGGAGCCTGATCGACACCGATGCCGCCGACGCGGAAGTCCAACGGCTCGAAGTGCAACTCACCACGCTGATGCAGCAGAATCCGGACCTGCAAGCACTACAGGACCAGTCAGAGGAATACCGCAAGCAGGTCAATGCACGCAACGGTTGCATCGGTGTTCTGGACAACCGAATCGAAGCTCATGACGAGCGCCGCACCGCATTGTTGCGCGTGCTCGAACATGTCAAACCCGCTGAGCTGGGCGCGCATTCGCGTGCTTGCATCGAATCGTACGTGCAGCAGGTTCCGCTGACCCTTGATGTGCTGACACCAGAGCCTTACCGCCACGAACTGTGGCGGCAGATCGAAAAAGAGCAGGCGCTGCTGCGGGAAAGCGTCGCGCGCTCGCGCAGGGATCTGAGCAGAATCCTGACCACCTTCGACCGGGACTTTCCCGAGGCCATACCGAACAACGGTGACAACTTCGACGAGAGGGTGCACGACTACGTCGAGTTGTGCCGGCGGATCGACAGTCGGGACCTGCCCAGCGCACACGAACGGATGCTGCGCCTGATCACCGAGCAGGCTCCCACCGCGGTGCTACGGCTCTACCAGATGGCCGAGGAGGAGGCGCACCGCATCGAAGACCAGATCGCCCGCGTCAATATCGGTTTGGGTGCAGTCGACTTCAACCGCGGGACGCGGTTGACGCTGCGCGCTGACCCCAAACCGCTTCAAGCGGTCGCCGAACTCAAAGAACGGGCCCGCGGCATCTCGTCGCGGATCTCTGACGTCGCGGCGCAGGACCGCAAGGCCGTTCATGACCAGTATCAGGACATTCTTGACCTGCGAAACCTGTTGGCCTCCGAGACCGCTGAAACCCGGCAATGGACCCGCGATGCCCTCGATGTGCGCAACCGGTTCGTGCTGTATTGCGAGGAAAGCGACGCAATCACGGGGACGCCGATCCGCACCTACAGCAACGCGGGTGCCAATTCGGGTGGGGAACAAGAGAAACTGATGGCGTTCTGCTTGGCGGGGGCGTTGAGCTACAACCTGGCCGACGCCGAAGTCGGCGACAATCGACCAGTGTTCTCGCAGTTGATGCTCGATGAAGCGTTTTCCAAGTCCGACCCGCAGTTCGCCCAGCAGGCCCTCTCGGCCCTCCGCAAGTTCGGTTTTCAATTGGTTATTGTGGCGACCGTACAGAACAGCACCACCATCCAGCCCTACATCGACAGCGTGATCATGGTGGCCAAAGACGACCGCCCTGGCGCGCGGCCAGTGGCGTCGACCAAGGTGCTCACCATCGAAGACTTCGCAAACATCGAACCGACCGCCGCCGCCGTGCCCGCGCGGGCGACCTCGTAA
- a CDS encoding Wadjet anti-phage system protein JetD domain-containing protein: MLTVEDAIAEVIEICRGKMLAWARGLGLGPLCIALRPPKKLHTNEETVTAQQVWATWRLAIEAGMPGEVTPVRRATPHKLNTVELASKWELPIDAAWNYCPELHNEYLSAGARFRQAADHPAIIWGSASEIPDGAATKIAALAEEDWAHALEVINRLAAGPGQAMMVRQLAVPGVHSKWIEQNASLLCTLIGLTKAGPDDGTPLERLLRQVGIQAKEAPIHIALRCPKLRATAAQLAAFHASIRALNNSTIDPPVLLIIENDELGYTITADIDGLVIIHGLGAAAPLLAGLNWCHTARVLYWGDIDRAGLSILATLRRAGIKATSVLMDPDTLDRFDDQAHNTRSQKGSLDVPVELTETERMLYQQLNEHYQADGVDWQLEQEALDPQYALDVIAAAAEHALGENKASGEQNC; this comes from the coding sequence ATGCTCACCGTCGAGGACGCCATCGCCGAGGTCATCGAGATATGCCGCGGCAAGATGTTGGCATGGGCACGAGGATTGGGCCTGGGGCCCTTATGCATCGCTCTCCGTCCGCCAAAAAAGCTGCATACCAACGAAGAGACCGTCACCGCGCAACAGGTGTGGGCGACATGGCGGTTAGCCATAGAGGCCGGAATGCCTGGTGAGGTCACCCCGGTGCGCCGCGCAACCCCGCACAAGCTCAACACGGTAGAACTTGCCAGCAAGTGGGAGCTGCCAATCGACGCGGCGTGGAACTACTGCCCCGAGTTGCATAACGAATACCTCTCTGCCGGCGCGCGATTCAGACAAGCCGCCGATCATCCGGCCATAATCTGGGGATCAGCCTCTGAAATTCCGGATGGCGCTGCCACAAAGATTGCTGCGCTCGCGGAGGAGGATTGGGCGCATGCCTTGGAAGTGATCAACCGGCTTGCTGCCGGGCCAGGGCAAGCGATGATGGTGCGCCAACTGGCCGTGCCGGGAGTGCACAGCAAGTGGATCGAACAAAACGCCTCCCTGCTGTGCACATTGATCGGCCTGACCAAGGCGGGCCCAGACGACGGAACGCCACTGGAACGGCTACTGCGGCAAGTCGGTATCCAGGCTAAAGAGGCACCGATACATATCGCGCTGCGCTGCCCCAAACTACGTGCGACCGCCGCACAGCTAGCGGCGTTCCACGCCTCAATTCGGGCGCTCAACAATTCGACGATCGACCCGCCGGTACTGCTCATTATCGAGAATGACGAACTCGGCTACACAATCACCGCAGATATCGACGGTCTCGTCATCATCCACGGCCTCGGCGCCGCCGCGCCGCTACTAGCGGGCCTCAACTGGTGTCACACTGCGCGAGTCTTGTACTGGGGTGACATCGACCGAGCGGGACTGTCCATCCTGGCGACCCTGCGCCGTGCCGGTATCAAGGCAACCTCAGTGCTCATGGATCCCGACACCTTGGACAGATTCGATGACCAAGCCCACAACACCCGAAGCCAAAAAGGCAGCCTGGACGTGCCCGTCGAACTCACCGAGACCGAACGCATGCTTTACCAACAACTTAACGAGCATTACCAGGCAGACGGGGTTGACTGGCAACTCGAGCAGGAGGCGCTTGATCCGCAATACGCTCTCGACGTAATCGCCGCCGCTGCGGAGCATGCACTTGGCGAGAACAAAGCCTCGGGCGAGCAGAACTGCTGA
- a CDS encoding macro domain-containing protein → MTGNVLDSPAQTIVNTVNCVGVMGKGVALAFKKRYPDMFKDYVARCDRKEVQLGRPYPYKADDHLIINFPTKGHWRAVSRLQDIVEGLQYLQAHYKEWGVTSLAVPPLGCGNGQLEWKVVGPTLMRYLQQLDIPVDLYVPHGESPDVEQLALDLDHPAADPADPDVPDRYVPPEWVAVVAILDRLQRQEHHWPVGRIMFQKLVYFASQTGIPTGLDFQKDSYGPFAPTLKRHLARLQNNGLAIEQQAGNMFIVRVGPTYRDAVTSYRDRMEQWRAAVDRTVDLMARMNTKTAEVAATVHFTAAALADEYGRRPTASEVITSVEQWKIRRTPKVERSDIVDALAVLGLRGWLDVELDDEAAEMVDELVDS, encoded by the coding sequence GTGACCGGCAACGTCCTGGACTCACCCGCACAAACCATCGTCAACACCGTCAACTGCGTCGGAGTGATGGGCAAAGGCGTCGCCCTCGCATTCAAAAAGCGCTACCCCGACATGTTCAAGGACTACGTCGCCCGCTGCGACCGCAAAGAAGTGCAACTCGGCCGCCCCTACCCATACAAAGCCGACGACCACCTCATCATCAACTTCCCGACCAAAGGCCACTGGCGCGCCGTGAGCCGCCTGCAAGACATCGTCGAAGGCCTCCAATACCTGCAGGCCCACTACAAAGAATGGGGCGTCACCTCCCTCGCGGTCCCGCCACTCGGATGCGGCAACGGCCAGCTCGAATGGAAAGTCGTCGGCCCCACGCTGATGCGCTATCTGCAGCAGCTCGACATCCCCGTCGATCTCTACGTCCCCCACGGCGAATCACCCGACGTCGAGCAGCTCGCCCTCGACCTCGACCACCCCGCCGCCGACCCCGCCGACCCAGACGTACCTGACCGCTACGTGCCCCCCGAATGGGTCGCCGTCGTCGCGATCCTCGACCGCCTCCAGCGCCAAGAACACCACTGGCCAGTCGGGCGCATCATGTTCCAAAAGCTCGTCTACTTCGCCTCCCAAACCGGCATCCCAACCGGCCTGGACTTCCAAAAAGACAGCTACGGCCCCTTCGCGCCGACCCTCAAACGCCACCTCGCCAGGCTGCAAAACAACGGACTCGCCATCGAACAGCAAGCCGGCAACATGTTCATCGTCCGCGTCGGCCCCACCTACCGCGACGCCGTCACCAGCTACCGCGACCGCATGGAGCAATGGCGCGCCGCCGTCGATCGCACTGTCGACCTGATGGCACGCATGAACACCAAAACCGCCGAAGTCGCCGCCACCGTCCACTTCACCGCCGCCGCCCTGGCCGACGAATACGGCCGCCGACCAACAGCCAGCGAAGTAATCACCTCAGTCGAGCAATGGAAGATCCGCCGAACCCCAAAAGTCGAACGCAGCGACATCGTCGACGCACTCGCGGTCCTGGGCCTACGAGGCTGGCTCGACGTCGAACTCGACGACGAAGCCGCCGAAATGGTCGACGAGCTTGTCGACAGCTGA
- a CDS encoding DUF4433 domain-containing protein, translating into MDRNRVQELHYITPLANLASILQHGIVSHNRAAALSHLSIANESVQDRRADKQVPGGMQLHDYVNLYFDARNAMMYDRRGMRETMVVLRVAHSVLETPGVVIADGNAASSGTKFGASPAGLASLDPERVYAHSWDHPDPWIKRERKRQRSAEVLVPHRVGPEHITGCYVHTADGIGRCNKVSAELAVEVNGYVFFG; encoded by the coding sequence GTGGACCGCAACCGGGTACAGGAGCTGCACTACATCACGCCGCTGGCCAACCTGGCGTCGATCCTGCAACACGGCATCGTCAGCCACAACCGCGCCGCAGCCCTCTCACACCTGTCGATCGCCAACGAAAGTGTCCAGGACCGACGAGCCGACAAACAGGTGCCCGGCGGCATGCAACTCCACGACTACGTCAACCTCTACTTCGATGCCCGCAACGCGATGATGTACGACCGCCGAGGAATGCGAGAGACCATGGTTGTGTTGCGAGTGGCGCATAGCGTGCTCGAAACCCCGGGGGTTGTGATCGCCGACGGCAACGCCGCATCGTCAGGCACGAAGTTCGGAGCATCGCCGGCAGGACTGGCCAGCCTCGATCCCGAACGTGTCTACGCACACTCCTGGGACCACCCAGACCCCTGGATCAAACGTGAGCGCAAACGCCAACGCAGCGCCGAAGTACTCGTGCCGCACAGGGTCGGCCCCGAACACATCACCGGCTGCTACGTGCACACCGCCGACGGTATCGGCCGATGCAATAAGGTCAGCGCAGAATTAGCAGTGGAGGTGAACGGATATGTCTTCTTCGGATGA
- a CDS encoding orotate phosphoribosyltransferase, whose protein sequence is MNNMDRKSLAADVNHACRLQGQFRLRSGQPSHEYFDKYLFESDPQLLRRVCEAMVPLIPADTDLLGGLELGGIPLATVMSQLTGIPTLFVRKAAKTYGTCRLAEGADVTGKTITLIEDVITTGGAVRDAASVLRSEHGTVSTVICAINRSADPDTVLHDVALTVRAVFTKAVLDTA, encoded by the coding sequence ATGAACAACATGGACCGCAAATCGCTCGCCGCCGATGTGAACCACGCCTGCCGCCTTCAGGGGCAGTTTCGGCTTCGGTCAGGCCAACCGTCTCATGAGTACTTCGACAAGTACCTGTTCGAGTCAGACCCTCAATTGCTACGACGCGTGTGCGAGGCCATGGTTCCGCTCATTCCCGCCGACACTGACCTGCTCGGCGGCCTGGAGCTCGGCGGTATTCCACTGGCCACCGTCATGAGCCAACTGACCGGCATACCAACGCTATTCGTCCGGAAGGCCGCCAAGACCTATGGCACCTGCAGGCTCGCCGAAGGCGCCGACGTCACCGGAAAAACCATCACCCTCATCGAGGACGTCATCACCACCGGCGGCGCGGTCCGGGACGCGGCCAGTGTCCTCCGCAGCGAACATGGCACCGTCTCGACGGTCATCTGCGCGATCAACAGGAGTGCCGATCCTGACACCGTCCTGCACGACGTTGCACTGACCGTTCGAGCTGTCTTTACGAAAGCCGTCCTCGACACCGCCTGA